CGGTGGCTTGCGCATACATGCCGTGGATCAGGGGTGATTTGCTCTGGTGAATGGGGTTGCCGATGACGGCATAGCGATCAGTCATGCCTGTGTCTCCGAATAAAGAACGCCGTCCTGCTCCATGGCGTCGATGTCCTGCGCCGAATAACCCACGCTCGCGGCAATCTCGCGGTTGTGCTGGCCCAGCATGGGCGCGGGGCCGCTGGGCGAGGTGTCGCAGCCGGAGAAGCGAAACGGCAGGTTGGGCAGCTTGATTTTTCCCAGCAGCGGGTGGTCTTGCTCGACCACCATGTCGCGCGCCAGCGTCTGCGGGTCGCTGAGCACCTTGTCGATGGTCTGCACCGGCGCGGCCGGAACACCGGCGGCGTCCAGCGCCGCGCAGCACGCTTCAACCGAGTCCTGCGCCAGCGTCCATTCGCGCACATTGGCCAGGATCGATTCGCGGTTGGCGTTGCGCCCGGCCTGGCTGTGCAGACTGGTGTCAAGCGCATAGGCCTCGCCGCCAATCAGTCTCGCCAGGCTTTTCCAGGTGTCCGTCATCTGCGCGGCAATCACCAGGTAGCCGTCTTTCGCGGCAAAAACCCCATACACCGTGCTCTGCGGCAAATCGTGGCCGGTCTGCACCGGCAACTCGGTGCCGCCGCTCATCAGGTAGCTCTGGGCGGCGAAGTCGTGCATCGAAATCATGCAGTCGTACAGCGCGATGTCGATGTGCTGGCCCAGGCCGCTCGTCACGCGCCCGAACAGCGCGGCGCAAATCGCCGACACGCCGTGCATGCCGGCGTACATGTCGGCAATCGGCATGCGAAACAGCGGCGGCGGCTCGCCCGGCACGCCGATCAAGGACATTGCGCCGCTCTTGGCCTCGGCAATCAGCCCGAACCCTGGCCGATGCGAGTCGGGGCCGGTGTGTCCGTAGGCCGACACCGAGCAATAGACGAGCTTGGGGTTGCGCGTGGACAGCTCCTCATACCCCAGGCCGAGCTTGTTCAGGGCGCCGGGGCGGTAGTTCTCGACGAACACGTCGGCGCTGTCGGTCAGCTTGTGCATCATCTCCAGGCCGCGCGGGTCGCGCAGGTTGATGCACAGGCCCTGCTTGCCCATGTTCTGCTGTAGAAAATAGCCGCTCTGGCCCTTGACCATGGTCGGGCTGGCGCGCCCGGCATCGCCGGCCACCGGCCGCTCGACCTTGATGACCTCGGCGCCCATGGCCGAGAGGCAGCGCGACATGTGCGGGCCGGCCAGGAAGTGGCTGTAGTCGATCACGCGGATGCCGGCCAGCGGCAGCGCCTGGGTGGACTTGTTTTGGGTTGAATCAAGCATTAAAAGTGTCCTTTGCGCATATGGGTATTTCGTTAATAGCTATATATTTAATAGCAACCATCAGGCGGTGGCCGCCGTGGGGCGGCGCGGCACCATCAGGCGGTGCTCGCCCTTTTGCACCACCTGGCCGTGCTGGTTGATCAGCTCGGCGGGCAGAATCACGATGCCCCAGCCGGGCTTGCTTTTGGAGGCCCGCATGCTTTCGACATGAAATTTGATGTGCAGCACGTCGTTGATCTTGATCGGCAGCAAAAAGTCCCAGGTCCAGCCCAGCGACATGCCGGGCAAGAAGCGGTATTCGCACTGGGTCTTCAGGCCATCGGCCACCGACAGCCCCATCAGGCCATGGGCGACGCGGCAGCCGAAGTGCGAGGCGTTGGCGTATTCCTCGTCTACATGCACGGGCGTGAAGTCGCCGGTGAGTTCGGCGTAGGCGTCAATGCGCTCGGCGGTCACCAGATAGGTCGGGCTGGTGCATTCGTCGCCGACCTGGGCGTCGTCCCAGTATTTTTCGGGTGTGGTGAACTGGATATTCGGTTTAGGCATGGGAATGTCTCCTGAGGTTTTTGAATCGATGAGCCGGCTCAGGCCCTGGGCTTGACTGCCAGCGCTTCGGCGACGCTGTTGCCGTGGGCCTGGATCAACTCGATGGCCAGGCCGTCGGGCAGCTGCAGCCAGTTGCGGCCCTGCGGCAGCGCCTTCACGCCCCAGCTCTGGGCCGCCTGCAAGGCGCCTTCCAGGTCGTCCACCATGATGCCGAGGTGCGCCAGCCAGCCCGCGTCGTTGCTGGGCGGCGCCTCGAAATCGGGGCAGGACATGAACTGCATGCCGCCAAGGGTCCAGTACTGGTTGGGCGCGTCCGCCGGACCGTCGATCTCGCGCACGTCCATGCCCAGCACTTCATGGAAGAAGTTGATGTGCCACTGGATGTCCTTGACACGCACCGCGACGTGTTCGACATAGGATTTGTTGCTGTAAGCCATGTTGTCTCTTTCCTTGGAAATAGTTGGGTGTTAGCGCGGCAGGCTCCGCTCAACGCCCTTGATGCAGGCCACCAGGGCCTGATTGACGGGGGTGGGCACGCCGACCTTGGCGCCCTGGCGGACGACGGCGCCGTTGATGTAGTCGATTTCGGTGACCGAGCCTTTTTCCAGGCTTTGCAGCATCGACGCCTTGAATTCGGGCGGCAAGCCAGCCGCAGCCATGACCCATGGCTGGCGCGGCTCGGTGATCGACAATTGAATGCCGCTGGCACGCGCCACAGCCATGGCCTCGGCCACGGCGGCGATGGCGCAGGCCTCCACTTCAGGCACCTGGTACAGCTCGCCGTAAGGCAAACGGGTGATGCCGCTCAGCGCGCCGGTGGCGACGTTGACCAGCAGCTTGTCCCACATCGTGCCCATGATGTTGGAGCTGACGGTGGTGAGCAAGCCGGCGCGGTTGAAGGTGTCGGCGATGCGGCTCACGCGATCAGAAATGCCGCCATCGAGTTCGCCGATGTGCGTTTCCTTGCCCTGCGTGCCGACGATGATGTGGCCCAGCGCTAGCATCACGCCGCCCGCGTAGGTCTTGCCGGCCAGCACCTTGCCGCGCCCCACGACCTCGGCCAGCGTGTCTTCATGGCCCAGTCCGTTTTGCAGCGACATCACGACCGTGTGCTCGCCGACGATGGGCAAGGCGCTTTCAATCGCCGCACGGGTGTGAAAGGACTTGACCAGCACGATGATCAGGTCAACAGGACCGGCGGTGCTGGCGATTTCATGGCAGTCGGTGGTGGCAAGCACTTTGACCACGCGGTCAACGCCCTGGTCGCGCATCACCAGTCCGTGCTGCTTCATGGCGTCCACATGGGCCTGGCCCCGGTTGACCAGCCACACCTCGTTGCCCGCTTCGGTCAGCACGCCGCCGATGGCGCACCCCAGGGCGCCGGCGCCCAGTACACAAATTTTCAAAGCCTGTCTCCACGTTCAGGACACGGCTCAGGCATCCCTTGGGGGCGAATGGTAGTTTTGCGCCTTCATGTTGTAAACAAAGTGCCTGCAATACACTTCATTGCAAATTTTTATGGCCAGAAGGAATCCACCGTCATGACCCAACCCGACAAAGGCGATACCGCGCTTGCCGATATCAAGCTGCTCAGGCTGCTGGATTTGCTCTACAACACGCGCAGCGTGACGCGCGCCGCAGAGCAGCTAGGGCAAAGCCAGCCCACGGTCAGCATCTGGCTGGCCCGGCTGCGCAGGCAGCTCGGTGACCCGCTGTTCGTGCGCACGCCCGAAGGCATGCTGCCCACGCCGCGCACCGACGCGCTGATCGGCACGGTGCGCGAGGTGCTGGAGGGACTGCGCCGCCTGTCCGAATCGGAATCGCGGTTTGACCCGGCCACGGCGCAGCGCGGCTTTCGCATCTTCATGACCGACGCCAGCCACATCACGCTGCTGCCGCGTTTGTTTTCCCATGTGCGCGCACTGGCGCCCCAGGTCCGGCTGGAGGCAGCCACGATTGACGCGCGCATGGCGCCGGCGCTGCAGTCGGGCGAAGGCGATCTGGCGCTGGGCCTGGTGCCGGGGCTGGAGGCCGGTTTTTACCAGCAGACCCTGTTCGGCCAGGACTGGATTTGCCTGTGCAACGCCCGCCACCCGCGCATCGGGGAAATTTTCACATTGCAGGATTACGCGGCCGAAGCCCACATCGGCATTGTGTCGGGAACGGGCTACCAGTTGCTGGACGATGCCCTGAAAAGCCAGGGCATCGCGCGGCGTGTGTTGCTCGAATTGCCGGGCTTTCTGGGCCTTTCTGCCATCTTGTCCACCAGCGACCTGATTGCCACCCTGCCCCGCCAGATCGGTGAAACACTGGCAAGCGCGGCCGGCCTGCGCGTGCTGCCCTGCCCGTTCGAGATTCCCGGCTTCACCGTCAAGCAGTACTGGCATGCCAGGTACCACCACGATGCCGGCAACCGATGGCTGCGCGGCGTGTGCGCCGAATTATTCATGAAATATGCCTCTTGCGCTTGATGGGTATGCGTAAAAAGCTATCACTTTGATAGCGCAAACATCCAGCCCCCTG
This DNA window, taken from Polaromonas hydrogenivorans, encodes the following:
- a CDS encoding VOC family protein, whose amino-acid sequence is MAYSNKSYVEHVAVRVKDIQWHINFFHEVLGMDVREIDGPADAPNQYWTLGGMQFMSCPDFEAPPSNDAGWLAHLGIMVDDLEGALQAAQSWGVKALPQGRNWLQLPDGLAIELIQAHGNSVAEALAVKPRA
- a CDS encoding CaiB/BaiF CoA transferase family protein; the encoded protein is MLDSTQNKSTQALPLAGIRVIDYSHFLAGPHMSRCLSAMGAEVIKVERPVAGDAGRASPTMVKGQSGYFLQQNMGKQGLCINLRDPRGLEMMHKLTDSADVFVENYRPGALNKLGLGYEELSTRNPKLVYCSVSAYGHTGPDSHRPGFGLIAEAKSGAMSLIGVPGEPPPLFRMPIADMYAGMHGVSAICAALFGRVTSGLGQHIDIALYDCMISMHDFAAQSYLMSGGTELPVQTGHDLPQSTVYGVFAAKDGYLVIAAQMTDTWKSLARLIGGEAYALDTSLHSQAGRNANRESILANVREWTLAQDSVEACCAALDAAGVPAAPVQTIDKVLSDPQTLARDMVVEQDHPLLGKIKLPNLPFRFSGCDTSPSGPAPMLGQHNREIAASVGYSAQDIDAMEQDGVLYSETQA
- a CDS encoding MaoC family dehydratase, which gives rise to MPKPNIQFTTPEKYWDDAQVGDECTSPTYLVTAERIDAYAELTGDFTPVHVDEEYANASHFGCRVAHGLMGLSVADGLKTQCEYRFLPGMSLGWTWDFLLPIKINDVLHIKFHVESMRASKSKPGWGIVILPAELINQHGQVVQKGEHRLMVPRRPTAATA
- a CDS encoding ketopantoate reductase family protein; translated protein: MKICVLGAGALGCAIGGVLTEAGNEVWLVNRGQAHVDAMKQHGLVMRDQGVDRVVKVLATTDCHEIASTAGPVDLIIVLVKSFHTRAAIESALPIVGEHTVVMSLQNGLGHEDTLAEVVGRGKVLAGKTYAGGVMLALGHIIVGTQGKETHIGELDGGISDRVSRIADTFNRAGLLTTVSSNIMGTMWDKLLVNVATGALSGITRLPYGELYQVPEVEACAIAAVAEAMAVARASGIQLSITEPRQPWVMAAAGLPPEFKASMLQSLEKGSVTEIDYINGAVVRQGAKVGVPTPVNQALVACIKGVERSLPR
- a CDS encoding LysR family transcriptional regulator; translation: MTQPDKGDTALADIKLLRLLDLLYNTRSVTRAAEQLGQSQPTVSIWLARLRRQLGDPLFVRTPEGMLPTPRTDALIGTVREVLEGLRRLSESESRFDPATAQRGFRIFMTDASHITLLPRLFSHVRALAPQVRLEAATIDARMAPALQSGEGDLALGLVPGLEAGFYQQTLFGQDWICLCNARHPRIGEIFTLQDYAAEAHIGIVSGTGYQLLDDALKSQGIARRVLLELPGFLGLSAILSTSDLIATLPRQIGETLASAAGLRVLPCPFEIPGFTVKQYWHARYHHDAGNRWLRGVCAELFMKYASCA